From a region of the Mauremys mutica isolate MM-2020 ecotype Southern chromosome 12, ASM2049712v1, whole genome shotgun sequence genome:
- the LOC123346720 gene encoding olfactory receptor 14A16-like: protein MSNRTTVTEFLLLGFSEVRELQILHSVVFLGIYLTALVGNLLVIILVVVDHHLHTPMYFFLMNLSILDLGSISVTVPKSMANSLLNTKSISYSGCVAQVFLFIFFTVADFAFLTIMAYDRYVAICQPLHYETIMNRGACVQMAASAWISGIPVSTMQTGNIFALSFCGSNKVDLFFCEIPQLLKIACFDSYLSEVVVTSFLLFLGLSCFTFIIVSYVQIFKTVLRIPTEQGRNKAFSTCLPHLTVVSLFFCTATFAYVKPTSSSTSGLDVMVAVLYSVMPPVMNPAIYSMRNKEIKGALRKLTEGKLFKKNKISRFLP, encoded by the coding sequence atgtccaaccgaacCACCGTGACCGAGtttcttctcctgggattctctgaggttcgggagctgcagattttacacTCTGTGGTGTTTCTCGGAATTTACCTGACAGCCCTGGTGGGAAATCTCCTTGTTATCATCCTTGTAGTGGTCGAccaccaccttcacacccccatgtacttcttcttgATGAATTTGTCCATACTAGACCTCGGCTCCATCTCCGTCACAGTCCCCAAGTCCATGGCCAACTCCCTATTGAACACCAAGTCGATTTCTTATTCTGGGTGCGTTGCCCAAGTCTTTCTCTTCATTTTCTTTACTGTGGCTGACTTTGCTTTTCTCACCATCATGGCATATGACCGGTAcgtcgccatctgccaaccactgcactatgagactaTAATGAACAGgggagcttgtgtccaaatggcagccagtgcctggatcagtgGAATTCCCGTTTCTACTATGCAGACTGGGAACATATTTGCATTATCTTTTTGTGGCAGCAACaaggtggatctgttcttctgtgaaatccctcAGCTGCTCAAGATCGCCTGCTTTGATTCGTACCTCAGTGAAGTTGTTGTTACTTCTTTTCTCTTATTCTTAGGCTTAAGCTGCTTTACCTTTATAATTGTGtcgtatgttcagatcttcaaaacagtgctgagaatccccaCTGAGCAAGGCCGGaataaagccttctccacttgCCTCCCACACCTCACTGTGGTCTCCTTGTTCTTTTGCACTGCCACCTTTGCCTACGTGAAACCCACCTCCAGTTCAACATCAGGTCTGGATGTCATGGTGGCTGTTCTTTATTCTGTGATGCCTCCAGTGATGAATCCAgccatctacagcatgaggaacaaggagatcaagGGTGCCTTGAGGAAACTGACTGAGGGGAAGTTATTCAAAAAGAATAAAATTTCCAGATTTCTCCCATGA